Proteins from one Cryptomeria japonica chromosome 4, Sugi_1.0, whole genome shotgun sequence genomic window:
- the LOC131027293 gene encoding GRAS family protein RAM1-like, with protein sequence MDNPNLSAQFGEFPSLPNTQISHELLVATEEGGHENGLSSEEIIKAAGTQYMDACCNEGFNLNQFFAVPALPREIRNGLEMAHLLLCSADMISNRRYEEASRMLSQCKKLSSQLGHPIQRLCYYFSEALQERIERQISSEPNKAKQITPDYYLLALCTTVSPYAKVLQFTGVQAILDAVRGEKRIHVIDMGIRTGCQWTTLIQSLSHKISSSSVRHLRMTAVGVNSDVLEDSGKRLTEFAKTMEIRFSYRSVRISNMEEIHEGLFNVKAGEFVAVYAPIVFGRLLYDPILLGNTVNVIMKLKPHILVVSEVEAQHNSPSFPNRFIEALFYYSAYFDCLEAVRHDRNDLKRVKYEEVCLQNEIRNIIACEGESRWARHIMMDRWRCFFRMVGFIEMRFSYRAWYQARLLLNEYNHGDNFTIEPNGSAMSVGWKGTRLYTQSVWSCKRMPKG encoded by the coding sequence ATGGATAATCCAAATTTGTCTGCCCAGTTTGGTGAATTTCCTTCACTACCAAATACCCAGATCAGTCATGAATTATTGGTGGCGACAGAAGAAGGTGGCCATGAGAATGGCTTGTCGTCTGAAGAAATCATTAAAGCTGCGGGCACTCAGTATATGGATGCTTGTTGTAATGAGGGCTTCAATCTTAACCAGTTTTTCGCCGTTCCAGCCCTGCCCAGGGAAATACGGAATGGGCTTGAAATGGCTCATCTTCTTTTGTGCTCGGCAGACATGATCAGCAACAGGCGATATGAAGAAGCCTCCAGAATGCTAAGCCAATGCAAGAAACTCTCTTCCCAGCTGGGGCATCCCATACAGAGGCTCTGTTATTATTTTTCCGAAGCCCTCCAAGAGAGAATCGAACGCCAGATCAGCAGCGAGCCAAATAAAGCGAAACAAATAACCCCTGATTATTATCTACTCGCTCTGTGTACTACGGTATCTCCCTATGCAAAAGTGCTACAATTCACGGGCGTCCAAGCTATCCTTGATGCCGTAAGGGGGGAGAAAAGAATTCATGTGATTGATATGGGAATTCGAACTGGATGCCAATGGACAACATTGATTCAGTCTCTCTCTCACAAAATATCTTCTTCTTCCGTTAGGCATCTCAGGATGACAGCTGTTGGAGTGAATTCTGATGTTCTAGAAGACAGTGGAAAAAGGCTTACAGAGTTCGCTAAAACCATGGAAATTCGCTTTTCCTACCGTTCAGTCAGGATCTCAAATATGGAGGAGATTCACGAAGGTTTATTCAATGTTAAAGCCGGTGAGTTCGTTGCGGTGTATGCTCCCATTGTTTTCGGACGTTTGTTATATGATCCCATTCTTCTCGGAAATACTGTTAATGTTATCATGAAATTAAAGCCCCACATTTTGGTTGTTTCTGAAGTAGAAGCGCAGCATAATTCCCCCTCTTTTCCGAATCGTTTCATTGAGGCACTTTTCTATTACAGCGCTTACTTTGATTGTTTGGAGGCTGTGCGGCACGACAGAAATGATTTGAAGAGGGTCAAGTATGAAGAAGTATGCCTTCAGaatgaaataagaaatataatagCCTGCGAGGGGGAGTCCAGGTGGGCGAGACACATAATGATGGATAGGTGGAGGTGTTTCTTCAGAATGGTGGGATTTATAGAAATGAGATTCAGCTATCGGGCTTGGTATCAGGCAAGATTATTGCTCAACGAATATAATCATGGAGATAATTTTACAATTGAGCCCAATGGATCTGCTATGAGTGTAGGGTGGAAAGGGACACGCTTGTACACACAGTCTGTATGGTCTTGTAAGAGAATGCCCAAGGGTTAG